Proteins from a genomic interval of Arachis hypogaea cultivar Tifrunner chromosome 10, arahy.Tifrunner.gnm2.J5K5, whole genome shotgun sequence:
- the LOC112714819 gene encoding peptidyl-prolyl cis-trans isomerase FKBP12, with the protein MGVEKQLVRPGTGPKPVPGQNVTVHCTGYGKNGDLSQKFWSTKDPGQQPFSFKIGQGSVIKGWDEGVLGMQVGEVARLRCSPDYAYGAGGFPAWGIQPNSVLEFEIEVLSAQ; encoded by the exons ATGGGAGTGGAGAAGCAATTGGTGAGGCCCGGCACCGGTCCCAAGCCTGTTCCCGGTCAGAACGTCACCGTTCACTGCACTGGCTATG GGAAAAATGGTGACCTCTCCCAGAAATTTTGGAG CACAAAGGATCCAGGGCAGCAACCTTTTAGTTTCAAGATAGGGCAGGGATCTGTTATTAAGGGATGGGATGAAGGTGTTCTTGGCATGCAAGTCGGTGAAGTGGCTCGTCTCCGG TGCTCCCCTGATTATGCTTACGGTGCTGGTGGCTTCCCTGCCTGGGGGATACAGCCCAACTCTGTTTTGGAGTTCGAAATTGAAGTCCTCAGTGCCCAGTGA